Part of the Quercus robur chromosome 5, dhQueRobu3.1, whole genome shotgun sequence genome, ACAGTTGCTAGTAGCAATTGTAGTTTCCCATCTTAGATAATACGAGTCAGCCAAATCCTGCTTGTCCAACTTGTTAGCGCATTCCACATGTAGAAATGAATTTTCGTATACACCTTGTTCTTGCTAGCCACATGAAAAGACGAATTACGTAAATTAGAAGAATCGCACCAGCCACAACAAACAGAACACTTAGTCCTATAGGTATACCAACGCCTTCCTTAAAAGGAGATGCAGATACATAGGCAGCGACCAGGAATATCAAAGTGATACCCATGGAAAATGACAAGATGCCCATACAAACCTTATTCTTGAGAGGAAATCCACTAATAAGCAAAAATATGACACTGACAGATGCAGTGAAAGAGATGGTATTGCTCGTAAAAAAAATGTAGGCCGCGAAATTACCATACAGAGCTTGCGAGCCTCCAACTCCAGATTGGAAAGTGATAGATGTTATTACAGTAGCCACCACCATTAGTGCACCACGTGTCTCATCAATCATATCAACATGAAATCCTAAGTAGCTTAACAATTTGTCCAACCTTTTCTTGCTTGACCGTGCTGGTGTTGTAGATTTAGGGTGAGACGACATAGCAGTTGGTGAGAGAATATTTTGGTTCTTTGCTCTTTCAACACTAGCATTCATTAACATTTTTTGAATGTTAAAGCTTTTAAAGTCTTTTGAACAGTGCTCTAAGACTTCTAAGGCTGTTAGGCCAATTCGATTCTGTATATCTGATCCTTCTTTCACTTTTGGTACTGAAAGTAAGTATTCTACCATCTGCaaaaatttgtagtattatagtttcaaaatatttgtttaCGAGAAGTATAAGCTAAAATGCTACGAAATAGGCAAAGAATTTTCCCATATTCTATAAATTCACAACGATAAGGTGTGGTCAGTTAAATAATAGGGATAGAGTTTTCTTCCAAACTAGTTTTCTCTAACTCAAATATCTggagttattaaaaaaaaattatctattttctcttgatttttttccaCCCAGTAACAGTctacataaaaaaagaaaaaagaaaaaataaagaagtatAGTACATAGGAAGGAAGGAAATATATATCTACTAGAACTCTAAGTTGAGTTTCTTAACAAGAAATAATGAAAACCAACCTCAGTTTGCTTTAGCATCACAGCTAAATGCAAGATGGTATTGCCCCCATCGTGATCTTGGGAATTGATAAGAGAGTCCTCATTAATGCTCAATGAATCCACCAATAGTTTTAGAGCATCCAATTGATTGTACTTAACACACAAATGCATAACAGTCTCTACCTTGTTGACCATAACTTGAGTTGACTTAGGCCGTGCTGAGATCAACTCCCTCATGACCTCAATTTGTCCTCTCATGGCTGCATAGTGGAGAGGGATTCTTCCGTCTTGATCTTGAACCATGCAAGTATCATTGTTTTCATTTAACAATGATTGAATAATCTTTATGTGGCCCTCGGCAGAAGCCAAGTGAAGGGGGCAACGTTTTTGGGAGTCTAACTTAGCAGCCCATTCAGGTTTTAGATCCAAAAGGGCTCTAGTGAAATCGAAGTGGCCAAGCAAGGCTGATACGTGTAATGGGGTTTCACTAAAA contains:
- the LOC126725000 gene encoding ankyrin repeat-containing protein BDA1-like, whose translation is MDMRSEKCDTIMEIRSGGDDTIELYNASARGCTTTLNLLIHKDSHILNKVSLSSFSETPLHVSALLGHFDFTRALLDLKPEWAAKLDSQKRCPLHLASAEGHIKIIQSLLNENNDTCMVQDQDGRIPLHYAAMRGQIEVMRELISARPKSTQVMVNKVETVMHLCVKYNQLDALKLLVDSLSINEDSLINSQDHDGGNTILHLAVMLKQTEMVEYLLSVPKVKEGSDIQNRIGLTALEVLEHCSKDFKSFNIQKMLMNASVERAKNQNILSPTAMSSHPKSTTPARSSKKRLDKLLSYLGFHVDMIDETRGALMVVATVITSITFQSGVGGSQALYARTRCIRKFISTCGMR